The genomic interval TCCCATTCTAAGGGATTACCAGCTTGCTTTCTTCACTCCAGGCAGTTGGCCTTGGTATGCTAAGTCGCGAATACAAATCCGGCAAAGTTTAAATTTACGGTACACGGAATGCGGACGACCACAACGTTCGCAGCGTGTGTAGGCCTGAACTTTAAACTTCGGCTTACGTTGCTGTTTCACGATCATTGATTTTTTAGCCACTTGTTTCCCTCCTTATCGTATAGGAATCCGTACTTACTTGACGAAAGGAGCGCCAAATTGTGTCAACAGTTCGCGGCCTTCTTCGTCCGTTTGTGCCGTTGTTACGATTACGATGTCCATTCCGCGAATTGCGTCCACTTTATCGTACTCGATTTCCGGGAAGATCAATTGTTCTTTTAATCCGAGCGTGTAGTTTCCGCGTCCATCAAACGCTTTGTTGGAAATACCACGGAAGTCACGTACGCGCGGAAGAGAGATGTTGAATAATTTATCCAGGAAGTGGTACATACGCTCGCCGCGCAGTGTCACTTTCACGCCGATTGGCATGCCTTCACGAAGACGGAAGCCTGCGATAGACTTCTTCGCACGAGTGATAACCGGCTTTTGACCTGCGATTGCTTCGATGTCACGAACCGCATTGTCTAAAACTTTTGGGTTAGCAACGGCTTCGCCCAAACCGATGTTGATCACGATCTTGTCGATTTTAGGAACCTGCATAACAGACTTATATTCGAACTTCTGCATTAAAGCAGGAGTGATTTTCTCTTTGTATTGCTCTAACATTCTTGCAGCCATTTAGATGACCTCCTTTCCGACCTGACTACTTATCCAATGCTTCGCCAGATTTTTTTGCAATGCGTACTTTCTTTCCGTCTACAATTTTTGAACCGATACGAGTCGGCTCGCCCGTTTTCGGATCAGCGATCATTACGTTAGAAGCATGAATGGCAGCTTCTTGTGTAACGATACCGCCCTGCGGGTTATTGGCGTTCGGACGAGTGTGTTTCTTAACCATGTTTACGCCTTCTACAAGCACACGGCCTGTTTTCGGGTACGCAGCAAGAACGCGTCCTTTTTTACCTTTATCTTTACCGCTGATAACAACTACGTTGTCACCGGATTTCACGTGCATTTTCTTTTGTTCGGACATGACGGCACCTCCTTATGTTTACTTAATGCCTTTTAAGCAGGATTTACAGTACTTCAGGAGCCAGAGATACGATCTTCATGAACTCTTTATCACGAAGTTCCCGGGCAACTGGTCCGAAAATACGAGTTCCACGCGGGCCTTTATCATCACGAACAATTACCGCTGCGTTCTCATCAAAGCGAATGTATGAAC from Aneurinibacillus sp. REN35 carries:
- the rplX gene encoding 50S ribosomal protein L24: MHVKSGDNVVVISGKDKGKKGRVLAAYPKTGRVLVEGVNMVKKHTRPNANNPQGGIVTQEAAIHASNVMIADPKTGEPTRIGSKIVDGKKVRIAKKSGEALDK
- the rplE gene encoding 50S ribosomal protein L5 codes for the protein MAARMLEQYKEKITPALMQKFEYKSVMQVPKIDKIVINIGLGEAVANPKVLDNAVRDIEAIAGQKPVITRAKKSIAGFRLREGMPIGVKVTLRGERMYHFLDKLFNISLPRVRDFRGISNKAFDGRGNYTLGLKEQLIFPEIEYDKVDAIRGMDIVIVTTAQTDEEGRELLTQFGAPFVK
- a CDS encoding type Z 30S ribosomal protein S14; translated protein: MAKKSMIVKQQRKPKFKVQAYTRCERCGRPHSVYRKFKLCRICIRDLAYQGQLPGVKKASW